A window of the Nitrospirota bacterium genome harbors these coding sequences:
- a CDS encoding tetratricopeptide repeat protein, protein MQKCEMSLERGVALKALSILGAAFMLVAVAACFKTKEKPWVPLALESGVKPQAVVLTEQGMQAYQAGQFDEAKNYFSQAVETAPQSGPAHYNYALALNALGDTAQARQQFMEAANYAPGDKVIWDSPALRPYGNVEAPKKKQLLPPGATRPGMGPGTGPR, encoded by the coding sequence ATGCAAAAATGTGAGATGTCGTTGGAACGCGGAGTCGCGCTGAAAGCTCTGTCCATACTGGGAGCAGCCTTCATGCTCGTTGCAGTGGCCGCTTGTTTCAAAACTAAAGAGAAGCCGTGGGTTCCGCTGGCCCTTGAGTCGGGAGTGAAGCCGCAAGCGGTGGTCCTGACTGAACAGGGGATGCAGGCCTACCAAGCGGGGCAGTTCGATGAGGCCAAGAATTATTTTTCCCAAGCGGTTGAAACTGCTCCTCAATCGGGACCGGCACACTATAACTACGCCTTGGCGTTGAATGCCTTGGGTGATACGGCGCAGGCACGCCAACAGTTCATGGAAGCGGCCAACTACGCCCCTGGTGACAAAGTGATCTGGGACTCGCCCGCGCTCCGGCCTTACGGCAACGTGGAGGCGCCAAAGAAAAAGCAACTACTTCCACCAGGAGCCACCAGGCCAGGCATGGGCCCCGGCACAGGACCGCGATAG
- the radA gene encoding DNA repair protein RadA, whose amino-acid sequence MKAKTSFSCQACGHQSPRWLGRCPDCSGWNTMKEERQAPTGKGRPAAMKMGAAKATPIADIEVVGEDRRLTQIGEFDRVLGGGVIPGSVILIGGDPGIGKTTLLLQALPRLSSKEEPVLYVSGEESPRQIKMRGQRLGIEHPNLLILAETSLEQILKATQQIQPAAVVVDSIQTVYTEQITSAPGSISQVQEVAGQLMWYAKRSSVPVFIIGHVTKDGAIAGPRLLEHIVDTVLYFEGDKGHSFRILRAVKNRFGSTNEIGVFEMKDSGLEEVSNPSELFLAERSQRTTGSVVVSSLEGSRPILVELQALVTSTSFAMPKRMANGVEQNRVSLLLAVMEKRLGMHLAGQDVYVNVVGGLHIDEPAIDLGIVASVTSSLREVPIEPGLLVLGEVGLGGEVRAISQAEMRIREAAKMGFKRCLMPERNLAKLEPIEGIELIGIREVGEALDVVLA is encoded by the coding sequence ATGAAGGCGAAGACGAGTTTTTCCTGCCAAGCTTGCGGCCACCAGTCGCCTCGGTGGCTTGGGCGCTGCCCGGACTGCAGCGGCTGGAATACGATGAAAGAAGAACGGCAGGCGCCGACGGGCAAGGGACGGCCTGCTGCGATGAAGATGGGGGCGGCGAAGGCCACACCGATTGCCGACATCGAAGTGGTCGGGGAGGACAGGCGGCTGACGCAGATCGGCGAATTTGACCGGGTATTAGGAGGGGGAGTCATTCCCGGCTCGGTCATCCTGATCGGCGGCGATCCCGGCATTGGGAAAACGACCCTCTTGCTCCAGGCGCTTCCGCGACTATCCTCCAAAGAGGAACCGGTCCTCTATGTGTCTGGAGAGGAATCGCCAAGACAGATCAAGATGCGGGGGCAACGGCTCGGCATCGAGCATCCCAATCTCTTGATCCTGGCGGAAACCTCGCTCGAACAGATTCTCAAAGCCACTCAACAGATCCAGCCTGCCGCCGTGGTCGTTGACTCGATTCAAACCGTCTATACGGAACAGATCACGTCTGCCCCCGGCAGCATCAGCCAGGTGCAGGAAGTGGCGGGCCAATTGATGTGGTACGCGAAGCGCAGCAGTGTGCCGGTCTTCATCATCGGACATGTCACCAAAGATGGAGCGATCGCCGGACCTCGACTGTTGGAACATATCGTCGATACGGTGCTTTATTTTGAAGGGGATAAGGGACACAGCTTCCGTATTCTTCGCGCGGTGAAGAATCGTTTTGGCTCGACCAATGAGATTGGTGTGTTTGAAATGAAAGACTCCGGGCTGGAAGAAGTGAGCAACCCCTCCGAGTTGTTCCTGGCGGAACGGTCTCAGCGTACGACGGGATCGGTGGTAGTATCCAGCTTAGAAGGATCGAGACCGATTCTGGTCGAACTCCAAGCGTTGGTGACCTCTACGAGCTTCGCGATGCCTAAACGGATGGCGAATGGGGTCGAGCAGAATCGGGTTTCGCTGTTGCTCGCAGTCATGGAGAAGAGGCTGGGTATGCATTTGGCTGGACAAGATGTCTACGTGAACGTTGTGGGTGGGTTGCATATCGACGAGCCGGCCATCGATTTGGGTATCGTGGCTTCGGTCACATCGAGTCTGCGCGAAGTGCCGATTGAACCGGGGCTGTTGGTGTTGGGTGAGGTCGGGCTCGGCGGTGAGGTGCGCGCAATCAGTCAGGCTGAGATGCGGATTCGCGAAGCGGCTAAGATGGGCTTCAAGCGCTGTCTCATGCCGGAACGAAATCTGGCCAAGCTGGAGCCAATTGAAGGGATTGAATTGATCGGGATACGCGAGGTGGGGGAGGCATTGGATGTGGTTCTGGCGTAG
- a CDS encoding serine/threonine-protein phosphatase, translating to MTQPLQWAGVGRTEKGHVRASNQDALALLNDCGVWIVADGMGGHPAGGLAAETAVAEASRRAQQRAAWLLDHSTKTAEFVADLVTSANRRIHDLILEKPSLEGMGTTFIALTITPASPQVAHIAHLGDSRAYLYRAGELKQLTRDHTLVQKFVQRGLIDALTALTHPERHILTKGLGMGVDMKPELTSTPVTPEDIIILCSDGLTKMLDDVSIASILSRAGGDPDQACHSLTEQALDRGGEDNVTVIVVACLRR from the coding sequence GTGACACAACCCCTGCAATGGGCCGGTGTCGGCCGGACAGAGAAGGGACATGTTCGCGCATCGAATCAGGATGCTCTGGCCCTCTTGAATGACTGCGGCGTGTGGATTGTGGCAGATGGGATGGGGGGGCACCCAGCCGGAGGGCTTGCTGCTGAAACCGCCGTAGCCGAGGCTTCGCGACGGGCTCAACAGCGGGCAGCCTGGCTCCTCGACCATTCCACTAAAACTGCCGAATTCGTTGCAGACCTCGTGACAAGCGCCAACCGGCGAATTCACGATCTCATTCTGGAGAAACCGTCCTTGGAAGGGATGGGCACGACCTTCATCGCCTTGACGATAACGCCGGCATCACCGCAAGTTGCTCACATCGCACACTTGGGCGATAGTCGCGCCTACCTCTATCGAGCGGGCGAACTCAAGCAATTGACCCGCGATCATACCTTGGTCCAGAAATTTGTGCAGCGAGGCTTGATCGACGCGCTTACGGCACTCACACATCCTGAGCGTCACATCCTGACCAAAGGCCTGGGGATGGGCGTTGACATGAAACCAGAGCTGACCTCGACGCCGGTCACTCCGGAGGACATCATCATACTCTGCAGTGATGGACTCACGAAAATGTTGGATGACGTATCCATCGCATCGATACTTTCCCGTGCAGGGGGCGATCCCGATCAGGCCTGTCACAGCCTGACTGAGCAGGCTCTCGACAGAGGAGGAGAAGATAATGTAACCGTGATCGTTGTCGCATGCCTTCGTCGCTAA
- the tsaB gene encoding tRNA (adenosine(37)-N6)-threonylcarbamoyltransferase complex dimerization subunit type 1 TsaB, with protein MKVLAVETATSWQSVAILDGSRTLACHEQDAAGSHAKSLLPTINRLFRETGLALAQLNGLVASIGPGSFTGLRVGLATVLGFRTISQLPLAVVPTLEGMAWNLRGTSKPLCPVLNSRRGELYWALFRWTDDGQLERVISEQVGTATMLGGSLRGSALVFGEGWTTEEEAIRASIPSSTTIAEAPDSALRPSAVSIGLAGIERLRRREYAETGISPLYIQRTAAELKYEESGGLSPVVLRQERVARKVGRRPVKRES; from the coding sequence ATGAAGGTATTGGCAGTCGAGACGGCCACTTCGTGGCAGAGTGTCGCGATCCTTGATGGGTCGCGGACCCTTGCCTGCCACGAACAGGATGCGGCTGGATCGCATGCCAAATCGTTGTTGCCGACGATCAATCGATTGTTTCGTGAAACTGGTTTGGCCCTTGCCCAGTTGAATGGTCTCGTTGCGTCAATCGGCCCCGGGTCTTTCACGGGACTTCGTGTCGGTTTAGCCACGGTCCTAGGGTTCAGGACGATCAGCCAGCTTCCCTTGGCAGTAGTGCCGACATTGGAGGGTATGGCCTGGAATCTCAGAGGGACATCGAAGCCGCTCTGCCCCGTCCTCAACAGTCGGCGCGGCGAGCTGTATTGGGCGTTGTTTCGCTGGACCGATGATGGGCAGTTGGAGCGAGTGATCTCAGAACAGGTGGGAACGGCGACCATGCTGGGTGGTAGTCTTCGCGGCTCGGCTCTCGTTTTCGGAGAAGGATGGACGACCGAAGAGGAGGCTATCCGCGCGTCGATACCTTCCTCAACCACAATTGCCGAGGCGCCGGACTCAGCCCTGAGACCATCGGCCGTTTCAATCGGGTTGGCAGGGATTGAGCGGCTCCGACGGCGTGAGTATGCAGAAACCGGTATCAGTCCGCTCTATATACAACGCACGGCTGCAGAGCTGAAGTACGAAGAGTCCGGCGGCCTGTCGCCGGTGGTTCTACGCCAGGAGCGGGTCGCAAGAAAGGTTGGCCGCAGGCCCGTAAAACGCGAATCATGA
- the tatC gene encoding twin-arginine translocase subunit TatC, translating to MAQILNPLGAHIQTVKKRLIIIGATMVVALLVAFTFSGEMVAWLNRPFPNQLVFYGPTEALFASIKVSLLAAIIASLPVIFYQCWKFIEPALLPKEQRWGIPLFVLAGALFAFGLIFCNLVILPLVINFFVSFGMDHDVTPELSVGTYIDFNVKFLLIFGCAFELPLVLTILARVGVVSGRVLAKYRKYAILASLILSAVVTPDATLVTMLLMAIPLMVLYEIGIIGARIFGRASPTEVKLPLDPDLPIGPAGQRIR from the coding sequence ATGGCACAGATTCTCAATCCCCTTGGCGCACATATCCAGACCGTCAAGAAGCGACTGATCATCATCGGGGCCACGATGGTCGTGGCCCTGTTGGTGGCCTTCACCTTTTCCGGCGAAATGGTTGCGTGGTTGAATCGCCCGTTTCCCAATCAGCTGGTATTCTACGGACCGACAGAGGCTCTGTTCGCCTCGATCAAGGTCTCGCTGCTGGCGGCTATTATCGCGAGCCTGCCAGTCATCTTCTATCAGTGTTGGAAGTTCATTGAACCAGCGCTGCTCCCAAAGGAGCAACGCTGGGGCATTCCGCTGTTTGTCCTGGCCGGGGCACTCTTTGCCTTCGGATTAATCTTCTGTAATCTTGTCATTCTCCCGCTGGTCATCAACTTCTTCGTCAGCTTCGGCATGGATCACGATGTGACGCCGGAATTGAGCGTCGGAACCTATATCGATTTCAACGTCAAATTTCTGCTGATTTTCGGCTGTGCGTTTGAATTGCCGCTGGTGCTCACCATTCTGGCACGGGTCGGTGTCGTGTCGGGCCGGGTGCTTGCCAAGTATCGGAAGTATGCGATTCTGGCCTCGTTGATTCTATCGGCCGTCGTCACGCCGGATGCGACGCTTGTGACGATGCTTTTGATGGCGATACCCTTGATGGTGTTGTACGAGATCGGAATTATCGGCGCACGTATCTTTGGGCGAGCCAGCCCGACCGAGGTTAAATTGCCCCTCGACCCTGACCTGCCGATAGGACCGGCCGGGCAGAGGATCCGATAG
- a CDS encoding DUF507 family protein, protein MLSEEKISHLSHVILQVVKRSPLVTVQADEGRVLKEIKRVLASELAQEEQIDRTVKAKLASYSRRIVEGSAEWEVLYRKTFEEETRKHAKM, encoded by the coding sequence ATGTTGAGCGAAGAGAAGATCAGTCATCTCTCTCACGTCATTCTTCAGGTCGTGAAGAGGAGCCCTTTGGTGACGGTACAAGCCGATGAGGGGCGGGTGTTGAAGGAGATCAAGCGGGTGCTCGCATCTGAGCTGGCACAGGAAGAGCAGATCGATCGAACAGTTAAGGCGAAGCTGGCCTCCTATTCGCGCAGGATTGTCGAGGGCAGCGCGGAGTGGGAGGTGCTTTATCGGAAAACATTTGAGGAAGAGACGCGGAAACATGCAAAAATGTGA
- a CDS encoding DUF507 family protein — translation MRLSKERIRHMSESIAARLKQEGHLAIVGDLKAFVEQIDHAILEELSIEDRLNAEVRQLLKAYEQDIERGHVDFQRMFTMVKGKLAKERGIVL, via the coding sequence ATGCGCTTGTCGAAAGAACGAATTCGCCACATGTCGGAGTCGATCGCCGCCAGGTTGAAGCAGGAGGGGCATCTGGCGATCGTTGGAGATCTCAAGGCCTTCGTCGAGCAGATCGATCATGCAATTCTTGAGGAGTTGTCGATTGAAGATCGCCTGAATGCCGAAGTACGGCAGCTCTTGAAAGCCTATGAGCAAGACATCGAGCGAGGGCACGTGGACTTTCAAAGGATGTTCACGATGGTGAAGGGCAAGCTCGCAAAGGAGCGAGGCATCGTCTTATGA
- a CDS encoding YdcH family protein yields the protein MLTDSMIAERLRESSHEFRALEEAHHRLDLELIQLQKRHVLTPAEELSMKQLHKEKLAKKDQMAELIRVSRDHDLQAAPQ from the coding sequence ATGCTGACAGACAGTATGATTGCGGAACGGTTGCGTGAATCCAGTCACGAATTTCGCGCACTGGAAGAGGCTCACCACCGTCTGGACCTGGAACTGATCCAATTACAGAAGCGTCACGTGCTGACTCCCGCCGAAGAGCTGTCCATGAAGCAGCTGCACAAAGAGAAGTTGGCAAAGAAAGACCAAATGGCCGAACTGATCCGTGTCAGTCGAGACCACGATCTGCAGGCAGCTCCACAGTGA
- the bcp gene encoding thioredoxin-dependent thiol peroxidase, which produces MVKELEVGGKAPALSLPDQSGNPVSLKDFAGKQVVLYFYPKDDTPGCTKESCDFRDAEALIKKAGGVILGVSFDGQESHRKFIKKFTLPFTLLSDEDKVAAKAYGVYKEKNMYGKKYWGIERSTFVIDQAGKLKAIFRKVKVNSHVDEVLAALKA; this is translated from the coding sequence ATGGTAAAAGAGCTTGAAGTCGGTGGTAAGGCTCCCGCCTTGTCTCTTCCAGACCAGTCGGGCAACCCTGTCAGTCTCAAGGATTTTGCGGGCAAGCAGGTGGTCCTCTATTTTTATCCGAAAGACGATACGCCTGGCTGCACGAAAGAATCGTGTGACTTTCGCGATGCCGAAGCGTTAATTAAGAAGGCAGGTGGCGTGATTCTCGGTGTCAGTTTTGATGGCCAGGAATCTCACAGGAAATTCATCAAGAAGTTTACCTTGCCGTTTACGCTGCTCAGTGACGAAGATAAGGTTGCTGCGAAAGCCTATGGGGTTTACAAAGAAAAGAACATGTACGGCAAGAAATATTGGGGCATCGAGCGTAGCACCTTTGTGATCGACCAAGCCGGCAAGTTGAAGGCGATTTTCCGCAAGGTCAAGGTCAACAGCCATGTGGATGAGGTGCTAGCGGCCCTGAAGGCCTAA
- a CDS encoding ribonuclease H-like domain-containing protein, with the protein MLTSSFVLLKGIGQSSERRLWQECILDWASFIQSSIVPGISPTRKAWYDRELATAQSRLEEGDAHFFGTCLKSREHWRLFETFRHRTLYLDIETTGMSAREGHVTVVGLYRNGHMTSLVHGESLTEDRLQTELEQTDLLITFFGSGFDIPYLQAKFPRLNFKKPHFDLCFAARRLGLQGGLKCIEREVQITRETDVVGLDGWEAVRLWHQWRAGDEAARDLLLKYNAADTQNLEPLALFLYDQMVARFGPLSVGFPPTRHREPMGVAP; encoded by the coding sequence ATGCTCACATCATCCTTCGTGCTCCTCAAAGGCATCGGCCAAAGCTCCGAACGCCGGCTCTGGCAGGAATGCATTCTTGATTGGGCTTCATTCATCCAATCTTCGATTGTGCCTGGCATCTCCCCCACCCGAAAAGCCTGGTATGACCGTGAGCTCGCCACAGCCCAATCTCGCCTCGAAGAAGGGGACGCGCACTTCTTCGGCACCTGTTTGAAAAGCCGCGAGCACTGGCGCCTCTTCGAGACGTTTCGCCATCGCACACTCTATCTGGACATCGAGACGACAGGCATGTCTGCACGAGAGGGGCATGTGACTGTAGTCGGATTATATCGCAACGGCCACATGACGAGCCTGGTCCACGGGGAATCACTAACAGAGGACCGATTACAGACGGAATTGGAACAGACGGATCTCCTGATCACCTTTTTCGGCAGCGGATTCGACATTCCCTATCTCCAGGCGAAGTTCCCCCGGCTAAATTTCAAAAAACCCCACTTCGATCTGTGCTTCGCGGCACGCAGGCTCGGTCTGCAGGGCGGGTTGAAATGCATCGAGCGTGAAGTCCAGATTACGCGCGAGACCGACGTGGTTGGACTTGATGGATGGGAAGCCGTTCGTCTATGGCACCAGTGGCGCGCAGGAGACGAAGCCGCACGCGATCTGTTGCTGAAATACAACGCGGCCGATACGCAAAATCTGGAACCGCTGGCACTATTCCTCTATGACCAGATGGTCGCGAGATTCGGCCCGTTGTCTGTGGGATTTCCTCCGACTCGCCATCGAGAGCCAATGGGAGTCGCTCCGTGA
- a CDS encoding nuclear transport factor 2 family protein: protein MKLVLTSAFIVLLGLAHTFESRAADSTDPETTIRTLVRANAEKDLATLSRLMAHDADITSYTIAGRKYVGWPEFEREMREEFDSVQKLEIPIHELKVWTKGDLAWFTMELDYIRFVREGANLKRTVLPLRETGVLERRQGQWMLLSWHESFRTIQLGNSLAQQPAPAASQHLVSNGTSSVPDLSGGWDILEVEDDKRYTATLDKNGNGTYTQHGGRFVTTKYADRLWQGTWQQPGNDREGGFELLLSEDGTQAKGVWWYSRFGAQKNIPPREHGGTYVWKRMTQPPTAQ from the coding sequence ATGAAACTCGTTCTCACGAGCGCCTTCATCGTGCTCCTGGGCCTGGCACACACGTTTGAAAGCCGCGCAGCTGACTCGACCGATCCGGAAACAACGATCCGTACACTCGTTCGCGCAAATGCTGAAAAGGATCTCGCCACGCTTTCTCGCCTCATGGCCCACGATGCCGACATAACCAGCTACACCATCGCTGGGCGCAAGTACGTGGGATGGCCGGAGTTCGAGCGTGAGATGCGGGAGGAATTTGACTCCGTCCAGAAGCTTGAGATCCCAATCCACGAACTGAAGGTCTGGACCAAGGGCGATCTCGCCTGGTTTACAATGGAACTGGACTACATCCGTTTTGTCCGGGAAGGAGCGAATCTAAAGAGAACCGTTCTGCCCCTCAGAGAAACTGGTGTGCTCGAACGTCGTCAGGGGCAATGGATGCTCCTGTCGTGGCACGAGTCGTTCAGAACGATCCAGCTTGGGAATTCTCTGGCTCAACAACCAGCGCCCGCGGCGTCGCAACATTTGGTTAGCAATGGGACGTCCTCCGTTCCTGATCTGAGCGGAGGGTGGGATATCCTCGAGGTAGAAGATGATAAACGCTATACGGCCACATTAGACAAAAACGGAAATGGCACCTATACCCAGCATGGTGGGCGATTTGTCACCACGAAGTATGCCGACCGTCTCTGGCAAGGCACCTGGCAGCAGCCAGGCAATGATCGCGAAGGGGGCTTTGAGCTATTGCTTTCAGAAGATGGCACTCAGGCCAAGGGCGTGTGGTGGTATTCGCGATTCGGTGCCCAGAAGAATATACCTCCCCGCGAGCACGGCGGGACCTATGTCTGGAAACGGATGACCCAGCCCCCCACTGCCCAATGA
- the rimI gene encoding ribosomal protein S18-alanine N-acetyltransferase encodes MGDWIIEPGTVESLPDILQIEEACFSAPWTGKMLEAELSGNPFAHFLLAKRVQQGEADVVATVGYLCFWVVFEEVRLMNLAVIEFMRHKGIAKALVLQALDVGLAQGAVRAVLEVRASNQAAHSLYRSLGFRGGTIRPAYYTNPVEDALLMELNPIVLESGRLTGEVDCEGEGIRPLQ; translated from the coding sequence GTGGGCGACTGGATCATTGAGCCGGGGACTGTCGAGTCTCTCCCTGATATTCTACAGATCGAAGAAGCTTGCTTCTCGGCCCCCTGGACGGGCAAAATGTTGGAGGCAGAACTGAGCGGGAATCCATTTGCGCATTTTCTGTTGGCAAAGCGGGTGCAACAGGGCGAGGCGGATGTTGTTGCAACTGTCGGCTATCTGTGTTTCTGGGTTGTCTTCGAGGAAGTACGACTGATGAATTTGGCAGTCATTGAGTTCATGCGGCATAAGGGGATCGCCAAGGCCTTGGTTCTGCAGGCTCTGGACGTTGGGCTGGCACAAGGGGCGGTGCGGGCGGTCCTCGAAGTGCGGGCATCGAACCAGGCTGCGCATAGTCTCTACCGCAGTCTTGGGTTTCGCGGCGGGACAATCAGGCCGGCGTACTATACGAATCCCGTAGAAGATGCGCTGCTCATGGAACTGAATCCGATTGTATTGGAGTCAGGTCGATTGACCGGCGAAGTGGATTGTGAAGGAGAAGGTATCAGGCCATTGCAGTAA
- a CDS encoding peptidylprolyl isomerase produces MSEPTENTRATISVSSKGAQLGDIVLRLFHDVAPGHVKNFTKLAQEGFYNGTTFHRVIPGFMIQGGDPNSKNSDRASHGMGGPGYKIKAEFNSKPHKRGVLSMARSNDPDSAGSQFFICVADANFLDWQYTAFGEVVSGMDVADKVVNMKRDGRDNPLERVELTVTVTE; encoded by the coding sequence ATGTCAGAGCCGACAGAGAACACCAGAGCAACTATTTCCGTCAGCAGCAAGGGGGCGCAGCTGGGCGATATTGTATTGCGACTGTTTCACGATGTGGCACCAGGGCATGTGAAGAATTTTACAAAGCTGGCCCAAGAGGGCTTCTATAACGGCACGACTTTTCATCGGGTTATTCCCGGTTTCATGATTCAGGGTGGCGATCCCAACAGCAAAAATTCTGACCGGGCGTCGCACGGTATGGGGGGGCCCGGCTACAAAATCAAGGCTGAGTTCAACAGTAAGCCTCACAAACGCGGTGTTCTGTCCATGGCGCGTTCTAACGACCCGGACAGTGCCGGCTCGCAGTTTTTTATCTGCGTCGCAGATGCGAATTTTCTCGATTGGCAGTACACGGCATTCGGTGAAGTGGTCAGTGGAATGGACGTAGCGGACAAGGTTGTCAATATGAAGAGGGATGGCCGGGATAACCCCCTCGAACGAGTCGAGTTGACAGTCACAGTTACAGAATAG
- a CDS encoding toxin: protein MKPVRWSADKSLSLKAERGVSFEEVLSAISQGGLLRVMDHPNRAKYGHQKMLVVRIRDYAYLVPYVENEEEIFLKSIMPSRKATRDFVSGGK from the coding sequence GTGAAGCCCGTCAGATGGAGCGCCGACAAGAGTCTTTCGCTAAAAGCGGAACGCGGCGTGTCTTTCGAGGAGGTTCTGTCCGCGATCTCACAAGGTGGACTTCTCAGGGTCATGGACCACCCGAACCGGGCGAAGTATGGACACCAGAAGATGCTCGTTGTGCGGATACGCGATTACGCCTATCTCGTTCCTTATGTTGAAAACGAAGAGGAGATTTTCTTAAAGAGCATCATGCCGAGCCGTAAGGCAACTCGGGATTTTGTATCGGGAGGCAAATGA